The stretch of DNA TCTCCTTCATTTCCAAAACAGCACTGCCTCCGTTTTTCACCGATTGTTCATACAATTCCTTTATAAAACTACTGATTTCGGTGTCGTGAACATGCTTGAGTAACTCAAGCCGACGACTAGAGAGGAGCTCAACCGTTGCTAGTTTCCTCATACTACGCCAATATGGTCCGTAAGGAGCAAAGCCTAACATCTTATGGTCATACCCCATATACTTTACGGCTAACGATTTCGGACGTGTAGGGAAGACCTTATCGTTGGTCGTAAaacattcttttgcaatttcCCAATTACTTACCACAAGTGCTCGATGAACCCCAAGACGGATCACGAAGGCTGGCCCATGCTCATCAGCCATGTCTGCAAATTTTCTATGTAGCAACTGGCTTTTTCCAAGAAGATGAAGGTGACCAATAAAAGGTAATGCCCCAACAGGCTCAGGGGGTCTCCTCTGCTGTTGCTTGTTGCCATTAACAAGGATGATGATCCCTAATATGGTGATAATTATTGTGAAAGGAAGTGCCAAAAGGAGTTGTTCCTGAAATTGTTCGGACAATTCCATGGTGTAATGAACCAATTTGCAAGAACCACAGTAATTGCTTCTAAATAATGGCAAGCCTTGTTTGCAAGAAATGCCAAGCatcaactaaaataaaatatctagaataaaatcaaaattggaaGGATCTGTTCAGGCCTTACTGGACCAAGTAATCTTAAAAAAACAAGTGGTCCGATTGCTACCATATCATTTACTTCCAATAGCCTTATCCAATCATAGTGGTCTTCCCtaaccaaaaaaatcaaaaagtggAGCTGTATACAGCAATCTAAGAAAATAAGTGGTCCTATACCTAACTGAGTACTGCTTTAGATGTCGTGCATGTCGAAAACATGGGGGTTTTGTTTTTgggttatatttttttaaatattataagagTTAATTAAAATCATAGATTAAAGTAgggtaataataaataaaaatatataaaaatcaaattttaacaattttaacattAGAACAAACtaatttatcaatatatataatataacctaaattattaataattttatttaaattatgatatattaatattattattcaatctatgatgaatttttgtattattttaatattaaatgtttttaaaattaaggacctgattttaaattagttaaatatttttataataattttgtaattacattactttttcaatttattcatgatttttttgaaatatttattaaatttaaaaaagaaaactaatgttataaaaatattatgaattgaATATACACAATTGATACAAGTATCTTATGAGAATACAAATTagtttaaacaatttttttattttttattttgctgagTTACAAGAATAGGATAAAGTCCTAATAACAATGAGATTAACATGACTCAAACCCAGACCATACCTAGGGCGATGAACACTTTAACTATCAGGCAAACACACAagttaaactaattttttattttaattacatacatacataagTAGTGTTATTAATTATAAGTTATTTTAAATACACACTTACCTTCTAAATTCGTAATTTTATTCGTGGGACCTCATTATTGGACGCAAGCTTACTAATAACATTCAGAAGGTAACTTTGGTGTAAGAGTAATCTCTAATGGTGTAGCTTTAGGAACAATTATTCCGGGCCTTTCACTCATGTCGACGCTTTTATCCGAGACCGTTCCCCATTCGAATCCATGAAGCAGTCGAGCCAAAGCTAAGTGTTGGAAATGAAGGGCGAAAGTGATACCAGGACAAATCCTTCTACCAGCACCAAATGGTATAAGCTCAAATTTTTGACCCCTCACATCAATGTTAGCATGGTCACTGAGGAATCTCTCAGGGAGGAAATCTAATGGCTTATGCCAAATTCCGGGGTCACGGTGTAGCTTCCACAGGTTAAGCAACAGTTGAGTGCCTGCCGGAATGTGGAAACCGGCTACGGTGCAGTCATCCATAGCTTCTCTTGCTACCGATACTGGCGTCGCTGGGTATAACCGCAATGTTTCCTTGATAATGGCTTGTAGGTATACCAAGTTAGCTATGTCTGATTCTTCCACTTGTCGTTGCTTCCCGACATGGATGTCAAGTTCTTCTTGAGCCTTCTTTAGAACATGGCGGTTATTCAATAGCAAGGAGATCGCCCATGAAAGTGTGGACACGTTTGTATCGATGCCACCCAAGGCAAGAGTCTACAATCACCATTTCCCAATCAAAAATAATGCTATAGCCTATAAACTACATGATTCTACTTAACAATATATAACATACCAGGCAATTAGCTTTAATGGTAACATCAGCCTCTTGAATTGGTACATTGTTTTCATCCATGATAGACAACATGGCATCAATGAAATCTTGGTTCCCTTCGATGCCTTTGTCGAGCCTCCGTTCGCGATGCTCGTTTACCCAGCTTCCTATTGCAAAATCCAATTCCTTTGCTGTCCTCTTTATTTTGCCTATGTTCCCCATCACAACATCAAGCCAACCGAGAAAAGGAATCGTATCTGAGGCCAAAAACAACCCTGCAAGATAAAAGAAATCACTCAAGGCCTTTTGGAATCGTCTCGATTCCTCGCTAGTACCATGATATCTTTTGCCAGCAACCATCCGGACTATAATGTTGGTTGCTAAGTCACCAATTCTCTCCTTCATTTCTAAAAGAGCAACGCCTCCGTTTTTCACCGATTGCTCATACAATTCCTTTATAAAGCTACCGATTTCATTGTCACGAACATGCTTGAGTAACTCGAGCCGACGAATAGAGAGGAGCTCAACCATTGCTAGACTCCTCATATTACGCCAATAAGGTCCGTAAGGAGCGAAACCTAACATCTTATAGTCATATCCCATATACTTTACAGCTATGGACTTTGGACGTGTGGAGAAGACCTTATCGTTGGTCGTGAAACATTCTTTTGCAACTTCCCAGTTATTCACCACAAGTGCTCGACGAACCCCGAGACGGATCAAGAAGGCCGGTCCATGCTTGTCAGCCATGTCTGCAAATATCCTGTGTAGCAGCTGGTTTTTTCCAAAAAGATGAAGATGACCAATAAAAGGTAATGCCCCATCTGGCTCTGGGGGCCTCCTCTTTTGTCTCTTGTTGCCTTTAACAAGGATGGTGACCACTAATATGGCAATAGTTATGGTGAAAGCAAGTGCAAAATGGAGCTGTTCTTGAAATTCCACAGCGTGTGTTTCAATGAAATGAACCAATTTGCTGCATGAAGGGCCAATCATAATGGTTTATTTTATCTAAACAAAATTTCCCTTGGGTCAGATTATATTTtacccattttgctcaaaatatGAGCAAATTAGTTTATGTATATTAAATCAAAGGGCaaactgattttttttgttaaaaattctatccatttcAATAGTTAAAAATGGATCCATATGCATCAACATGAGGTACATATAGCATGCCACACATCATTGTTGGTTATCTATCATCCACGTCGGTTTTTAACCgtataaatagatgaaatttttaacaaataagaccaatttattttttaatctaatgtacaaggactaatttatctattttttaatagaaatggcaaaatgcaatctaactcctagtacaaaatctccataatacttttaccagcATTTGATTTTTATCGAGAATTGATACATTAGGCAACCATATTTTTACTTATgcacataataataaaattttagttcaaaagtaaaacaataaatttatcatacttttctttaattattacaattttttattctaaataaaagttAATGGATCTCTTTCACAACTCTTTTTcggatgaaaataaaaaatcaacttGAAAAGTATTTGagaaaaatatgataattttgagGACTAAAAAACAACAAGCAAAAACGTTTAAGGATCTAGGGTAAAATATTCACTTTTCTGTTATTCCTATTTTTTTCGTGAAACTAAtgtctctttttaatttttttttaatccttttaatattattcaatctaacttttttttatatttttatataaaattacagaaatcatctaatattaaagcatacaaaaactaaaatatcTAAATCATCAAATATCCataataatgaatatatatatatatacgaacaagaaaaactaaaaatcacataatcaaacttaaatcattgGTAAAAGTACTATAGAGGTTCTTGTActaaaaattgaattggattatGTCTCATCTATTCAAAAAGTGAGTAAATTAGTCCATGTTAGTCACAccaattttaatagaaatagatgaaatctttaacaaaaaaggccattttactctttaatctaatgaaaatagatcaatttattcattttgttgAGTAAAAGAAGTAATATACAATAGCCTACTTGATACTTTTACCcgaaacttttttttctttttttttttgtaattaagaaAACCTTACAAAGATATACAAATAAAACTGAAATCAAAATAACTTATAAGGTAAAAGATATAATACCATCAAGAGCTTCTCTTTCTTTCTCCTCTCTTCCTTGCCAAGAGCTTCCCAACTTTGCTTGAGCTCTCTCTATCATCATGTAGCCATGAGGCTATTTAAAGCCAAAAATTGACTTGTCATGTGAATTATTTAAATGTTATACTTTTTAACGGAGCCGATTGGGGGAATCTTTTTATCAAGTATATTGTAAGGTgcagtaatttttaaaaaaaaaattaattatataaattactcataatataataaacttaaaattcacttatatcaaataattatccataatataataaatttaaaaatataatatttattacaccattaattcaaataattaccTATAATATAACAAACTTAAAATTGTCGGTGCATGAAATAAATTTACAGCCTCAATCATGATGGCCTTAGCTAAAAAATATCTAGAATAAGAACAAATTGGTCTGGACAGTCAAAAATTGGCAGCGGACGAGAATATAACTCTTGAGTTGACATATTATAATACGTGGCATGAAGGAAAACATGCAGCAGCAATAGTCGACTGGTGAAGGCGAAGCTATTCTTGGTACTGCTAGCTCGAGCTCGACGTGTGATCAAAGATTACTTGAACATGTGGAGCCAGAAATAGCTAGGCATGAGAAGACCGTCTCCTACTTAAAGGCTCGGTTTAAATAAAAGCAGAAAGCAATCATGATAATATGATATACTTCATCCCTTCACCTCCACACAAATAAATTATCTAGTTCTTCCTCATTATCACTCTCATTCTGTGCCACCGGATGGTTACAATTGTACTTGAAATTGTCTAGGTTTCATAACTTGTGTTATTTGAAATCGACAATCTTTTGAAACAAAAAACAGTTGGGCTATAACATTGTTGATCTTGTGGATAAGTGTTGGCTCATATTTAAAACATGGTCATTTGGAGAAGCAAATCATTACAGATTGGATCGATTAGGATTAAACAAATCGAATTCCTTGAATTGAGAAGAATGGATTGAAGGACTTGAAAACTTATATTAGATATTATTGAATTATCTTAAACTTTATTAAAATattcttaataatattttttaggcTACTTTGATGAAGACTGTGATTGTAATTGATGTGTATGttaacaaactcaaaaattctACTCAAGACTTGCATAGAGAATTGGGAATttaacatttgattttttttactttagagATTGCATTTTGTAGCTCCaactcttcaaaaaaaaaatagaacaaaggttgaaaaaatagaaaaaattaaatgcATTAGTAGTAGaaaattcaacatctaacttTGAGAAGATTAGTATAATTTAACAAAATCTAAAGATATTGGAAATTGATTTTATGTTTCAAGTTTAGAacgaatttaattttaattgactcATATTTGAAGATTAATCATTTAGAAAAGCAAGTCATTGGAGGGGTTAAACAAATCGAATTCCTTAAATTGAGAAGAATGGATGGAATGACTTAAAGACTTATCTTAGATATTTCTAATTATCTTGAACTTTATTAGAATATTATTAATGATGTTTTTTAGGCTACTTTGGTGAAGATTATGATTGGAATTGATCTATATGTTAACAAGTCCAAAAATTCTTACATACTCAAGATTTGCATAGAGCATTGAGAGTTTAACACTTTATCTGTTCTTTGTGAGTTACTTTAGAGATTGCATTTTATAGGTCAAATAAGTGAGTCATTTGATTTTATAAACTAAGTTTTTCAGAGAAAAGTTTAGTAAATAGAGATTTAGATCTTAAGTGTACAGGTGAGGTTGCTACACTAGTGAGTAGTAAgacttaaataattattttgcaCGAGATAAAAGATAGTGCATTGTTGGTCTAAACAAGGTTCCTATGTCACGGGACTGGAACTTTCATCTCGCAATCTATGTGGCCTTAGGCGATCCTTTCGTTTCAAATACGCCTAAGTCAACCTAACCACCATAAAGTGAGGATTCACAAAGAATTCCCCAATGCATCAATTTATATAGCGAAAATAACTTTAGCTAAGGCACAAAAAAACAGAAACTCACAAAAAACTATGCATGAGAGGTGCTTAAGTAAATGATCTCAATTGTATTACTTTCTTTCAAAGAATACAAAATACAATGGATGCATGGATTCTAATGAATGATTTACAAGTGAGGGGGagactctatttatagttgagctcccccaaaaccagTGATCTAGATCGAGTTATAT from Gossypium hirsutum isolate 1008001.06 chromosome D04, Gossypium_hirsutum_v2.1, whole genome shotgun sequence encodes:
- the LOC121203573 gene encoding cytochrome P450 CYP82D47; the protein is MIGPSCSKLVHFIETHAVEFQEQLHFALAFTITIAILVVTILVKGNKRQKRRPPEPDGALPFIGHLHLFGKNQLLHRIFADMADKHGPAFLIRLGVRRALVVNNWEVAKECFTTNDKVFSTRPKSIAVKYMGYDYKMLGFAPYGPYWRNMRSLAMVELLSIRRLELLKHVRDNEIGSFIKELYEQSVKNGGVALLEMKERIGDLATNIIVRMVAGKRYHGTSEESRRFQKALSDFFYLAGLFLASDTIPFLGWLDVVMGNIGKIKRTAKELDFAIGSWVNEHRERRLDKGIEGNQDFIDAMLSIMDENNVPIQEADVTIKANCLTLALGGIDTNVSTLSWAISLLLNNRHVLKKAQEELDIHVGKQRQVEESDIANLVYLQAIIKETLRLYPATPVSVAREAMDDCTVAGFHIPAGTQLLLNLWKLHRDPGIWHKPLDFLPERFLSDHANIDVRGQKFELIPFGAGRRICPGITFALHFQHLALARLLHGFEWGTVSDKSVDMSERPGIIVPKATPLEITLTPKLPSECY